The Anaerolineae bacterium region GGCCGGATCAAGCCGGTTGAAATAGGCGTCCACATCGGGGACGTGTTTGATGCGCACGTATTCCCAATAATCCAGGCCGGCCCGTTTGAGGTAGCGGTCGCTGAGTTTGAAGCCGGGCCGGCCCACAATCACCAGTTCCATATCGGCGGCGGCGCAGAGACGGGCAATGTTGCCGGTATTTTGGGGGATTTGGGGTTCAACCAGAACAACCTTGAACATACCTACTCCAGCCCCACCGAACGATCATACACCTCATCCATCGCGCTCAATAGATCGCCCAGGCGGTCGGCCTGCTCCTCAATGTCTTCGGAGAGACGGCCGGCCCGGTGGCGGTCAATATCTTTGGCATTGAGCAACTGCAATTGGGAATAGATTGCGCCAATTTCGGCCAAAGTCTCGTCAATTTCTAACTCGGTGCGACGGAGCATGGCCGACAATGCTTCAAGTTGGCTTTGGTGTTCCTGGTAGCTGGTTAAGGTTCCGGCCATTTGCGCTTGAATTTGCGGGTCGGTTTCGGTTTTTAAGCGTTGCTGTAATTGGGTGATGGCGTTGGGGACTTCACGCAGGTCTCGCTGGATGATTTGGTTCAACTCAAATTCATTCAGCCGGTTGACCAGTTGGCGCAGGTGTTCTTCCCATTGGTTCAATTTGACGCGCATGGGGGCCAACTGATTGGCCAGGGGGGATTTTCTAAATTGTTTGAGTGAGTTGGCAATATGCCGGCGATAATCGGCGGCGCGTTGCAATTGGCCGGCCCGGGCCAAAGCTTTTTCGGTGGCCTCTTCCCCCTGAAAAAGGGCCTGACGCGCCGCCCGCCCCCGCCGATAACCGTAGCCATAAAGTGTTGCCCCCAGCAAGGCCAAAAAACCACCCGGCCCAAAAAAGAAAACCGTAGCCCAACCCAGGTTTTGGGCGGGGTCTGTTTCTCCGGGATTCAAAGCCGCCGGAATTCCCCAGCCCAAAATGATGACCCCCGCGTACCAGAGCGGCACGGCCAGCGCCGGCCACCCTAAAGACGATTTACTTTTAGGCCACAGCCGGATCAGGGCCATACTGGTCAGGCCCGCCAAAACTACGCCCAGAAAACCAAACAAAGCGCCCAACGATATTTGCCCGGTAGCATCAGGGACCAGAGACATGAGAACCCCGCCAAAGCCGCACAGGCTAAAAATACCCAACGTAGCCAACACCATAATTTCAATGAGGAGGGGCAGGCGTATTTTTGACGGCAACCGGGTTGCTTTAGCCGTTAACGGCAGCGTCGGTTTTTTGGTTTGACTTTTTGCCGGGCCGGGGGAGAGAATGGTTTTTTCTGGGCCGGCGTCCGGCTCGGCGGCAAAAGCCGCTTGCAGCGCCTCAATCAAGTCTTTGGCCCGGTCAAACCGTTGGCCGGGAACGGTGTCCAGGGCTTTGAGTAGTACGGCCTCCACGCCTTCAGGGATAGCCGGGTTAAGACTGCGGGGAGAAGGGAGAGGTTCGGTGAGGCGTTTCATGACCGTGGCCAGGGGGGTTTCAGCCCGGTGGGGCACCTGGCCGGTGAGCATTTCAAACAGCATGATGCCCAACGAATAGATGTCGGTATGATGGTCAACCTTTTTCCCTTGAGCTTGTTCGGGCGACATGTAGGCCGGAGTGCCAATGCCCACGCCGGTGCCGGTGATTTCCGAGGGGGTCTCAATGATTTTCGCCAGGCCAAAATCGCTCAATAGCACCCAATCACCATCCAGCAAAATGTTGCCGGGTTTGATGTCGCGGTGAATGATGCCGGCGCTGTGGGCATAGTCAAGCGCGGCGGCAATTTGGCGGGTCAAGTGGATAATCTGGTCTGTTTTCAAGCGCTGCTGTTTCAGCAAATCGGCCAGGGTTTTGGCGTTAGGAATATAGCGCATTACAATGTAACCGTAGCCCTTATCCTGGCCAAAATCGTGAACAGGGAGAATGTTAGGGTGGTGTAGATTGCCAATAGCTTGCGCTTCGCGGGCAAAACGTTGGACAAAGCCTTTTTTTTGGGCAATGTAAGGTGGCAGCACTTTTAAGGCCACTTCTCGGTTGAGGGCGGGCTGGTACGCCTTAAAGACCGTGGCCATACCTCCTTCGCCAATTTGCTCAATAATCTGGTACGGTCCCAGGGTTTGTCCAATTAAATTTTGCATGGTGCTCATCACTATCTCCTCCAAATTTGCATTAGCCCTGTGCAGGAGAGTCGTTCTATTTTACACCAACTTTGGCCAATTATCGAACTATTCTTTCATTAATGTGTCTGTAGTAACAAATGAAAAGCCCTCGTCTTGGCGTTGAGACAAGGGCTTTTTTGGGTTATTCAGAAAGGATGGTTTGACGGGTCTTTTTACCAGCAGACAAGATTAGTGCAAATTTGAGTTATTTTTGTTTGATAGGCCGACTCATCGGCTACATAGGACAAACATACTCCCACGATCCCGGTGATAACAAGCGCTTTGACAAATAACCACACCGTTTGTTTGATGAGCATAATGCACCCCTCTGTTGTAATATTGGGCAAGGAATAACGCTGGAATTTGCTGCGCTTAATAATGTTAAAATACCATATTTGGTGGGGAAAGAAAACCCCAATTTTTAGGGGTTTATTGACCCCCAATGATGGGGGTTGACCCGCCCAGGGTGTCATTTGATGGAATTTGGGCCAGGGGTTATAATGGGCACATCCGTGTTGAAGGATTTGACGACAATGAAAAACAGTTTAACCAGCGCCAAAAAGAATTGGGAGGAACTAACCCTCCGGCCGGTTTTAGACCGCTTCCCCGAACGCAAAACCCAATTTACTACTCATTCTGATATTGAAATTGAGCGAGTCTACCTGCCCGATAAGGCCGATGCTTACTTGGAGAAACTCGGCTTCCCCGGCGACTATCCCTTTACCCGGGGAGTGCAGCCAACCATGTACCGAGGGCGGCTGTGGACAATGCGCCAATACGCCGGTTTTGGCAGCGCGGAGGAAACCAACCGGCGTTTCAAATATTTGCTGGAGCAGGGCCAGACCGGTCTGAGCGTAGCCTTTGATTTGCCCACCCAAATTGGTTACGACGCCGACGACCCCATTGCCGAAGGCGAAGTGGGCAAAGTGGGCGTTTCCATTTCATCGCTGGAGGATATGGAAACGTTGTTTGAGGGCATTCCGCTGGACAAAGTGTCCACCAGCATGACCATCAATGCTCCGGCGGCGGTGCTGCTGGCCATGTATATAGCAGTGGGTAAAAAGCAGGGCGTCCCTCCGGCCAAATTGCGGGGCACGGTGCAAAACGACATTCTCAAAGAGTACATTGCCCGCGGCACCTACATTTACGCCCCCACTCCCTCCATGCGCCTTATCACCGACATTATGGCCTACGGCAAAGACCACCTGCCCCGCTGGAACACCATTTCCATCAGCGGCTACCACATCCGCGAGGCGGGCAGCACTGCGGCCCAGGAGATTGCTTTTACCCTGGCCAACGGTATTGCCTACGTGGAGGCGGCGCTCAAAGCCGGGTTGGACGTGGATGAGTTTGGGGCCAATCTTTCCTTCTTTTTTAACGCTCACAACAACCTTTTTGAAGAAGTGGCCAAGTTCAGAGCGGCGCGGCGGTTGTGGGCCACCATTATGCGGCAGCGCTTTGAGGCCAAAGACAAAAAATCGTGGATGCTGCGTTTTCACACCCAAACCGGCGGCAGCACCCTCACCGCCCAGCAGCCGCTGAATAATATCGTCCGGGTCACTATTCAGGCCCTGGCGGCGGTGTTGGGCGGCACGCAATAGTTGCATACCAACTCAATGGACGAGGCCCTGGCCCTGCCTACCGAAGAAGCCGTGCAAGTAGCCCTGCGCACCCAACAACTCATCGCCCACGAAAGCGGCGTGGCCGATACAATTGACCCCCTGGCCGGTAGCTATTTTGTGGAGAGTCTGACCGACCAATTGGAAGAAAAAGCCAAAGCCTACATTGCCAAGATTGACGAACTGGGCGGCGCGTTGGCGGCCATTGAGCAGGGTTACATTCAGCGAGAAATTCAGGAGGCGGCCTACCGCTATCAACGTGAAATTGAGCGTAATGAAAGGGTTATGGTGGGGGTGAATCAGTTTATGGCAGGTGAGGAAACCCGCCCCGAAATTTTACGGGTAGACGAGCGCGTGACCCAACAGCAA contains the following coding sequences:
- a CDS encoding protein kinase, with the translated sequence MSTMQNLIGQTLGPYQIIEQIGEGGMATVFKAYQPALNREVALKVLPPYIAQKKGFVQRFAREAQAIGNLHHPNILPVHDFGQDKGYGYIVMRYIPNAKTLADLLKQQRLKTDQIIHLTRQIAAALDYAHSAGIIHRDIKPGNILLDGDWVLLSDFGLAKIIETPSEITGTGVGIGTPAYMSPEQAQGKKVDHHTDIYSLGIMLFEMLTGQVPHRAETPLATVMKRLTEPLPSPRSLNPAIPEGVEAVLLKALDTVPGQRFDRAKDLIEALQAAFAAEPDAGPEKTILSPGPAKSQTKKPTLPLTAKATRLPSKIRLPLLIEIMVLATLGIFSLCGFGGVLMSLVPDATGQISLGALFGFLGVVLAGLTSMALIRLWPKSKSSLGWPALAVPLWYAGVIILGWGIPAALNPGETDPAQNLGWATVFFFGPGGFLALLGATLYGYGYRRGRAARQALFQGEEATEKALARAGQLQRAADYRRHIANSLKQFRKSPLANQLAPMRVKLNQWEEHLRQLVNRLNEFELNQIIQRDLREVPNAITQLQQRLKTETDPQIQAQMAGTLTSYQEHQSQLEALSAMLRRTELEIDETLAEIGAIYSQLQLLNAKDIDRHRAGRLSEDIEEQADRLGDLLSAMDEVYDRSVGLE